From one Comamonas piscis genomic stretch:
- a CDS encoding tripartite tricarboxylate transporter substrate binding protein BugD encodes MTSLIKNGMAALALISAAAGAGAQGYPSKPITWIVPFAAGGPTDALARSVAERVAREVGQPIIIDNAPGAGGTVGSAKAARAKPDGYTMLVGHMGYMGAAPALYKKLSYDPVKDFAPVFRFPDTPLVLMVRKEHPAKDIKALVEWGKAHPYKLYISNAGIGSSSHLIAALFATSAGIKVTLVPYKGAGPALLDVIGGQVDGMFDQTNTALPQLKDAKLRPLAVTSRQRLPQLKDVPTLDETALPGFEASTWYGIYAPKGTPPEALDKFQTAYLKVMGDKEYTDKLVSQAIQLLPPEQYSGQALGRHTEAEVARWKDVAAKTQIALD; translated from the coding sequence ATGACATCGTTGATCAAGAACGGTATGGCGGCGCTTGCCCTCATCAGCGCTGCGGCCGGGGCCGGGGCGCAGGGCTACCCGTCCAAACCCATCACCTGGATCGTGCCGTTTGCCGCCGGTGGCCCCACCGATGCGCTGGCCCGCAGCGTGGCCGAGCGGGTGGCGCGGGAGGTGGGCCAGCCCATCATCATCGACAACGCACCGGGCGCGGGTGGTACGGTGGGATCGGCCAAGGCCGCGCGCGCCAAGCCCGATGGTTACACCATGCTGGTCGGCCACATGGGCTATATGGGCGCGGCGCCCGCGCTGTACAAAAAGCTCAGCTACGACCCGGTGAAGGATTTCGCGCCGGTGTTCCGTTTTCCGGATACGCCCTTGGTGCTGATGGTACGCAAGGAACACCCGGCCAAGGACATCAAGGCCCTGGTCGAATGGGGTAAGGCCCACCCGTACAAGCTCTACATCAGCAACGCAGGCATTGGCTCCAGCTCCCACCTGATCGCTGCCTTGTTTGCGACCTCGGCCGGTATCAAGGTCACCCTGGTGCCCTACAAGGGCGCGGGCCCGGCATTGCTCGATGTCATCGGCGGCCAGGTCGATGGCATGTTCGACCAGACCAACACGGCCCTGCCACAGCTCAAGGACGCCAAACTGCGCCCCCTGGCCGTCACCTCCAGGCAGCGCTTGCCGCAGCTCAAGGATGTGCCGACCTTGGACGAGACCGCCTTGCCAGGCTTTGAGGCCAGCACCTGGTACGGCATCTACGCGCCCAAAGGCACGCCACCAGAAGCGCTGGACAAGTTTCAGACGGCCTACCTGAAAGTCATGGGCGACAAGGAATACACCGACAAGCTCGTCAGCCAGGCCATCCAGCTGCTGCCGCCCGAGCAGTACAGCGGCCAGGCGCTGGGCCGGCATACCGAGGCGGAAGTGGCACGCTGGAAGGATGTGGCGGCCAAGACGCAGATTGCGCTGGATTGA
- a CDS encoding class-II fumarase/aspartase family protein — protein sequence MSATSLPLSSTVVDSILFRDAFGTQKMRDIFSDQALIQRYIDVEVALAKAEARVGVIPADAAEVIARESQLSRIDFDHMRHETDIVGYPILPLVHQLVAMCGEAGRYVHWGATTQDIMDSAVALQVRDAIDSIDADVRELRAILATLAKKHRDTPMAGRTHLQQALPVTFGYKVAIWLAMFDRHQQRLAELRPRVAVVEFAGAAGTLASVGEQGFAIQKALAEELGLGVPATTWHVARDGFAETINLLALITGSLGKIALDIMIMASTEFAEVYEPFVKGRGASSTMPQKRNPISSELMLAASKAVRQHAGLMVDAMVQDFERATGPWHAEWIAIPESFILSSGALHQAKFALGGLIVDEDRMKHNLGISRGLIVAEAVMMGMAPYIGRQQAHDVVYDACRTVNDKGGTLAEALAALPEVTQHFDRATIDRLTDPTNYLGLAPQMVDRALELSAQVQA from the coding sequence ATGAGCGCCACCTCCCTTCCTCTCTCTAGCACGGTCGTCGACTCCATCCTGTTCCGTGACGCCTTTGGCACCCAGAAGATGCGCGACATCTTCTCGGACCAGGCCCTGATCCAGCGCTATATCGATGTGGAGGTGGCCCTGGCCAAGGCCGAGGCGCGGGTGGGCGTGATCCCTGCCGATGCCGCCGAGGTGATCGCGCGCGAATCGCAGCTCTCGCGCATCGACTTTGACCACATGCGCCATGAGACCGACATTGTGGGCTACCCCATCCTGCCGCTGGTGCACCAGCTGGTGGCGATGTGCGGCGAAGCCGGCCGCTATGTGCACTGGGGCGCCACCACGCAGGACATCATGGACAGCGCCGTGGCACTGCAGGTGCGCGATGCAATCGACAGCATCGATGCCGATGTGCGCGAGCTGCGCGCCATCCTTGCCACCCTGGCCAAGAAGCACCGCGACACGCCGATGGCGGGCCGCACCCACCTGCAGCAGGCGCTACCGGTGACCTTCGGCTACAAGGTCGCCATCTGGCTGGCCATGTTTGACCGCCACCAGCAGCGCCTGGCCGAGCTCCGCCCGCGTGTGGCGGTGGTTGAGTTCGCGGGCGCTGCCGGCACCTTGGCCTCGGTGGGCGAGCAGGGCTTTGCGATCCAGAAGGCACTGGCTGAGGAGCTGGGCCTGGGCGTGCCGGCCACTACCTGGCATGTGGCCCGCGATGGCTTTGCCGAGACCATCAACCTGCTGGCGCTCATCACCGGCTCGCTGGGCAAGATTGCGCTGGACATCATGATCATGGCCTCCACCGAGTTCGCCGAGGTGTATGAGCCCTTCGTCAAGGGCCGTGGCGCCAGCAGCACCATGCCGCAAAAGCGCAACCCCATCTCCAGCGAGCTGATGCTGGCCGCCTCCAAGGCCGTGCGCCAGCATGCCGGCCTGATGGTGGATGCGATGGTGCAAGACTTTGAACGCGCCACCGGCCCCTGGCATGCGGAATGGATTGCCATCCCCGAGAGCTTCATCCTCAGCTCCGGTGCGCTGCACCAAGCCAAGTTTGCGCTGGGCGGCCTGATCGTCGATGAGGACCGCATGAAGCACAACCTGGGCATCAGCCGAGGCCTGATCGTGGCCGAGGCCGTGATGATGGGCATGGCACCGTACATTGGCCGCCAGCAGGCGCACGATGTGGTGTACGACGCATGCCGCACCGTCAACGACAAGGGCGGCACCCTGGCCGAGGCACTGGCCGCGCTGCCCGAGGTGACCCAGCACTTTGACCGCGCCACCATCGACCGCCTGACCGATCCGACCAACTACCTGGGCCTGGCGCCACAGATGGTGGACCGCGCGCTGGAACTGTCGGCGCAGGTGCAGGCCTGA
- a CDS encoding TetR/AcrR family transcriptional regulator — protein sequence MAQMGRPRSFDREEAIHQAMHLFWEHGYEATSLTQLKAGIGGGITAPSFYAAFGSKEGLFKEVVAHYLATHGQVESSLWDKSLPPREAVELTLRRSAKMQSERGHPKGCLMVVSAAGCTDEQDPIQKMLAHARKRTRDGIASCVERAIASGELPAETDARALSMVFGGFLVGLTTLARDGVTSVALNNAVTEIMHVWDAGMHRAKAR from the coding sequence ATGGCGCAAATGGGCCGTCCCCGCAGCTTTGATCGTGAAGAAGCCATCCACCAGGCGATGCATCTGTTTTGGGAGCATGGCTATGAAGCCACCTCGCTGACGCAGCTCAAGGCCGGCATCGGCGGAGGCATCACGGCACCCAGCTTTTATGCCGCATTCGGCTCGAAGGAGGGATTGTTCAAGGAAGTCGTGGCGCACTACCTGGCGACCCATGGACAGGTCGAATCCAGCTTGTGGGATAAAAGCCTGCCACCGCGCGAAGCCGTTGAACTGACTTTGCGCCGCTCGGCAAAAATGCAAAGCGAGCGCGGCCATCCCAAGGGCTGCCTGATGGTGGTTTCAGCCGCGGGCTGCACCGACGAACAGGATCCGATTCAAAAGATGCTGGCGCATGCACGCAAACGAACACGTGATGGGATTGCCTCTTGCGTGGAGCGCGCTATAGCGTCGGGCGAATTGCCCGCAGAGACCGACGCGCGCGCGCTGTCGATGGTGTTCGGAGGCTTTTTGGTCGGCCTGACCACGTTGGCCCGGGATGGGGTGACATCGGTCGCCCTGAACAACGCGGTGACCGAAATCATGCATGTATGGGATGCGGGCATGCACAGGGCCAAGGCGCGCTGA
- a CDS encoding SDR family oxidoreductase, with the protein MKNLLDKVILITGASSGIGEATAKLLAAHGATVVLGARRVDKLGQIVADIQNAGSMAEALALDVTQRAQLQAFADHALARHGRIDAIINNAGVMPLSPLAALRVEEWDWMIDVNIRGVLHGIAAVLPSMRQQGFGHVVNIASIGAHAVSPTAAVYCATKYAVWAISEGLRQESSDIRVTTISPGVTESELAETITDAAGREEMKAFRKVAISASAIARAIHFAISQPADVDTSEIIMRPTASPH; encoded by the coding sequence ATGAAAAACTTGCTCGACAAAGTCATTTTGATCACCGGTGCCAGCAGCGGTATCGGTGAGGCCACCGCCAAGCTGCTGGCCGCGCACGGCGCCACCGTCGTGCTGGGCGCCCGCCGGGTCGACAAACTGGGCCAGATCGTGGCCGATATCCAGAACGCAGGCAGTATGGCCGAAGCGCTGGCGCTGGATGTGACCCAGCGTGCGCAGCTGCAGGCCTTTGCCGACCATGCGCTGGCGCGCCATGGGCGCATCGACGCCATCATCAACAACGCTGGCGTGATGCCGCTGTCACCGCTTGCCGCATTGCGGGTGGAGGAGTGGGACTGGATGATCGATGTGAACATACGCGGTGTCCTGCACGGCATTGCGGCGGTGTTGCCCAGCATGCGCCAGCAGGGCTTTGGGCATGTCGTGAACATCGCCTCCATCGGTGCGCATGCGGTGTCTCCGACTGCAGCCGTTTACTGCGCCACCAAGTACGCCGTATGGGCCATCTCGGAAGGCCTGCGGCAGGAAAGCAGCGACATCCGCGTGACCACGATCAGCCCCGGGGTGACGGAGTCGGAGTTGGCGGAGACCATCACGGATGCCGCTGGCCGCGAAGAGATGAAGGCGTTTCGCAAGGTGGCCATCAGCGCATCGGCGATCGCGCGGGCCATCCATTTTGCAATCTCACAGCCGGCGGATGTGGACACCAGCGAGATCATCATGCGGCCTACGGCGAGCCCGCATTGA
- a CDS encoding tripartite tricarboxylate transporter substrate binding protein — protein MNDLSNALSRRRSLKVAIAASGVLFGVLVPGLAAAQTWPTRSLTIVVPFPAGGGTDMVIRGIQPQLQKELGQPVVIDNRAGAGGTIGSAYVAKATPDGYTAGLVTTSTHAVSVSVYPNLPYNPQRDFVYAGFIGTSPYVLATNASVKSSDVKSLVANLQKNPQRYSFASVGAGTVSHLLGEQFKAYAGVPLVHVPYRGAAPAYTDLLGDQVQLMFDNPTGLAPYIKSGKLTAVATTAHNALLTGIPTFQEQGIPNFTQSLWYGVAFPKGTPSPIVERFNQALNKILTDRAVAADFASKGINVRPSTPAELQATVVADIPYWGRIAQAVGAKID, from the coding sequence GTGAACGATCTTTCAAACGCCCTCTCGCGCAGAAGGTCCCTAAAAGTGGCCATCGCAGCAAGCGGTGTCCTCTTCGGTGTCCTAGTCCCTGGCCTTGCGGCGGCCCAAACATGGCCCACCCGTTCTCTCACCATCGTGGTGCCATTTCCAGCCGGCGGCGGAACTGACATGGTCATACGCGGCATCCAGCCACAGTTGCAGAAGGAACTGGGCCAGCCAGTCGTGATTGACAACCGTGCAGGTGCCGGCGGCACCATAGGCTCGGCATATGTAGCCAAAGCAACGCCAGACGGATACACAGCCGGTCTTGTTACTACCAGCACCCATGCGGTTAGCGTTAGCGTCTATCCAAACCTGCCTTACAACCCGCAGCGCGATTTCGTCTATGCAGGCTTTATTGGCACATCGCCCTATGTGCTGGCAACCAATGCGTCAGTGAAGAGCTCCGACGTGAAATCTCTGGTGGCAAACCTCCAGAAAAATCCTCAGCGGTACAGTTTTGCCTCCGTTGGTGCAGGAACGGTTTCGCATCTCCTGGGTGAGCAGTTCAAGGCCTATGCCGGGGTGCCGCTCGTGCATGTCCCTTACCGAGGTGCAGCGCCTGCCTACACCGACCTCTTGGGTGACCAGGTCCAACTGATGTTCGACAATCCCACGGGCCTTGCTCCCTATATCAAGAGTGGCAAACTGACCGCTGTAGCCACCACCGCCCATAACGCACTGCTGACTGGCATTCCCACCTTCCAAGAGCAGGGTATCCCAAACTTCACGCAGTCACTTTGGTACGGCGTTGCCTTTCCAAAAGGAACACCTTCACCCATTGTTGAACGCTTCAACCAAGCCCTTAACAAGATTCTGACGGACCGCGCGGTTGCTGCAGATTTTGCATCCAAGGGTATTAATGTTCGTCCGAGCACTCCCGCCGAGCTTCAGGCCACAGTAGTAGCCGATATTCCCTATTGGGGGCGGATTGCACAAGCAGTTGGAGCCAAAATTGACTGA
- a CDS encoding class II fumarate hydratase has product MNDSRIEHDAFGPVEVPAARYWGAQTQRALGVFAIGTERFPSCLIQAFGLQKMAAAKANQRCGALDARLADAIVQAAALLRDGAHDADFPLTVWQTGSGTQTNMNANEVIANRANELLGEPRGSKAPVHPNDHVNASQSSNDSFPTVMHIATVRDLEQRLLPALAVLQASLAGRAQAFAGVVKIARTHLMDAVPMMVDQAFDAYARQLARGMERVRATLPRLLVLPQGGTAAGTGLNAPPGFDAAFCEELQSLTGLAFVPNPSKFEGMAVHDALVEASGALNTLASSLVKIANDLRLLGSGPRCGLGELHIPDDGLTSSIMPGKRNPTIAEALVQACLQVMGNHSTITMANASGLFELNVAKPVLIHNLLQSIRVLSDAARVFATRLVDGLGLNEERLAANVGSSLLVVTALNPVLGYDQVARIVRESLATGRPPREVALALGLLSGEDYDRHVDAKALARPHPAP; this is encoded by the coding sequence ATGAACGACAGCCGTATCGAGCATGACGCCTTTGGGCCGGTGGAGGTGCCCGCCGCGCGTTACTGGGGGGCCCAGACGCAGCGCGCGCTGGGCGTTTTTGCCATCGGCACCGAGCGCTTTCCCAGCTGCCTGATCCAGGCGTTTGGCCTGCAGAAGATGGCCGCCGCCAAAGCCAACCAGCGCTGCGGCGCGCTGGATGCGCGGCTTGCCGACGCCATCGTGCAGGCGGCAGCGCTGCTGCGCGACGGTGCGCATGATGCGGATTTTCCGCTGACGGTCTGGCAGACGGGCTCGGGCACCCAGACCAATATGAATGCCAACGAGGTCATCGCCAACCGCGCCAACGAGCTGCTGGGCGAGCCGCGCGGCAGCAAGGCGCCGGTACACCCGAACGACCATGTCAATGCCTCGCAGTCATCGAATGACAGCTTTCCGACGGTGATGCACATCGCCACGGTGCGGGATCTGGAGCAGCGCCTGCTGCCAGCGCTGGCGGTGCTGCAGGCCAGCCTGGCCGGCAGGGCGCAGGCCTTTGCGGGCGTGGTCAAGATCGCGCGCACCCATCTGATGGATGCCGTGCCGATGATGGTGGACCAGGCCTTTGACGCCTATGCCCGGCAGCTGGCGCGGGGCATGGAGCGGGTGCGGGCGACATTGCCGCGCCTGCTGGTGCTGCCCCAGGGCGGCACGGCAGCGGGCACCGGCCTCAATGCGCCGCCGGGTTTTGATGCCGCCTTTTGCGAGGAACTGCAGAGCCTGACCGGGCTGGCCTTTGTGCCCAACCCCAGCAAGTTTGAAGGCATGGCCGTGCACGACGCGCTGGTGGAGGCCTCGGGCGCGCTCAACACCCTGGCCAGCTCGCTGGTCAAGATCGCCAACGACCTGCGCCTGCTGGGATCGGGCCCGCGCTGCGGCCTGGGCGAGCTGCACATTCCCGACGATGGCTTGACCTCATCGATCATGCCCGGCAAGCGCAACCCCACCATTGCCGAAGCGTTGGTGCAGGCCTGCCTGCAGGTGATGGGCAACCACAGCACCATCACCATGGCCAATGCCTCCGGGCTGTTTGAGCTGAACGTGGCCAAGCCCGTGCTCATCCATAACCTGCTGCAGTCGATCCGGGTGCTGAGCGATGCGGCGCGCGTCTTTGCGACCCGCCTGGTCGATGGCCTGGGTTTGAACGAAGAGCGGCTGGCGGCGAATGTGGGCAGCTCGTTGCTGGTGGTGACCGCCCTCAACCCCGTGCTGGGTTACGACCAGGTCGCACGCATTGTGCGCGAGAGCCTGGCCACCGGCCGGCCCCCGCGTGAGGTGGCCCTGGCGCTGGGCCTGCTCAGCGGCGAAGACTACGACCGGCATGTGGATGCCAAGGCCTTGGCGCGGCCCCATCCAGCGCCCTGA
- a CDS encoding cation:dicarboxylate symporter family transporter — MTNSQSLAPVRKLPWYRKLGMQVLVSLLLGIAVGFVFPAFASKLKLLGDMFLSLIKAGVAPLVFLTIVHGIASAGDVKSAGRVGWRAIVYFEIVSTIALVVGLLAGNLIEIGKGMAHVTASTAAPVAKAAAPQGFLEFMAHIVPDNFVGAFAKGELLQVVVLAVMVGIGILAIPDARRKPINAALDGISEVLFAFINLVMKLAPIGTFGAVAYSVGSNGTAVLIALAQFVLGFYVLVALFIAVVMGLVARIAGFSLWRFVRYIKDEILIVLGTASSESALPRLLIKLERLGCAKQTVGLVLPTGYAFNLDGTSLFMAMGVMFISHAYGVPLSLDHQIGILLLMLLTSKGAATVSGGSFVVFAATVTSTGILPVEGLAVIFGVYRFLSMAIATCNTLGNSVATVVVAKWSGTFDAQAAERHLYPERFPQTQAADEAMDDGNLLAADAHDSAASPALQRSPSAG, encoded by the coding sequence ATGACAAATTCCCAATCTCTGGCGCCTGTGCGCAAACTGCCCTGGTACCGCAAGCTCGGCATGCAGGTGCTGGTATCCCTCTTGCTGGGCATTGCCGTGGGCTTTGTGTTCCCGGCCTTTGCCTCCAAGCTCAAGCTGCTGGGCGACATGTTTCTGTCGCTGATCAAGGCCGGCGTGGCGCCGCTGGTGTTTTTGACCATCGTGCACGGCATTGCCTCGGCCGGCGATGTCAAAAGCGCGGGCCGCGTGGGCTGGCGCGCGATTGTCTATTTTGAGATCGTGTCCACCATCGCGCTGGTGGTGGGCCTGCTGGCGGGCAATCTGATCGAGATCGGCAAGGGCATGGCCCATGTGACGGCCAGCACGGCTGCGCCGGTGGCCAAGGCGGCGGCGCCCCAGGGCTTTCTGGAGTTCATGGCGCACATCGTGCCGGACAACTTTGTGGGCGCCTTTGCCAAGGGCGAGCTGCTGCAGGTGGTGGTGCTGGCCGTCATGGTGGGCATTGGCATCCTGGCCATCCCCGATGCGCGCCGCAAGCCCATCAATGCCGCGCTCGATGGCATCTCCGAAGTGCTGTTCGCCTTCATCAACCTGGTGATGAAGCTCGCGCCCATCGGCACTTTTGGGGCGGTGGCCTACTCGGTCGGCAGCAATGGCACGGCGGTGCTGATTGCACTGGCGCAGTTTGTGCTGGGCTTTTATGTGCTGGTGGCGCTGTTCATCGCCGTGGTGATGGGGCTGGTGGCGCGCATTGCCGGCTTTAGCCTCTGGCGCTTTGTACGCTACATCAAGGATGAGATCCTGATCGTGCTGGGCACGGCCTCGTCCGAGAGCGCACTGCCGCGCCTGCTGATCAAGCTGGAGCGCCTGGGCTGCGCCAAGCAGACCGTGGGCCTGGTGCTGCCCACCGGTTATGCCTTCAACCTGGACGGCACCTCGCTGTTCATGGCCATGGGCGTGATGTTTATCTCGCATGCCTACGGCGTGCCCTTGAGCCTGGACCACCAGATCGGCATCCTGCTGCTGATGCTGCTCACCTCGAAGGGCGCGGCCACCGTGTCGGGCGGCTCGTTCGTGGTGTTTGCGGCCACCGTCACCTCCACCGGCATCCTGCCTGTGGAAGGCCTGGCCGTGATCTTTGGCGTGTACCGCTTCCTGTCGATGGCGATTGCCACCTGCAACACCCTGGGCAACAGCGTGGCGACGGTGGTGGTGGCCAAGTGGTCGGGCACCTTCGATGCGCAGGCTGCCGAGCGCCATCTGTACCCCGAACGCTTCCCGCAAACCCAGGCGGCCGACGAGGCGATGGATGACGGCAACCTGCTGGCAGCCGACGCCCACGACAGCGCTGCCAGCCCCGCCCTGCAACGCAGCCCCAGCGCAGGCTGA
- a CDS encoding helix-turn-helix domain-containing protein translates to MQRPVPLSSKLAATAEYGFALRQSRQPKYSFDWHIHDCAMLLWPQIGALESCWVSAPGADTESLQLVRHTALLLPASAAHSTRSRAMRQRHGELYLRPELLGQGVTFGILQLDGAAFAMLEALSSPTLTPRAGEPLIDAVMKQLRTLRPAQKTLPREQKLSQRMIGLYYSALDAETAMPTVETVALKLGVSARQLERACAVELGVSPVMVRRRLVAARARELLAQGIPTSLVSQQLCFSHSGHLTRLLREVPA, encoded by the coding sequence ATGCAGCGACCCGTTCCCCTTTCGTCAAAACTGGCTGCCACGGCCGAATATGGCTTCGCTTTGAGGCAGAGCCGCCAGCCCAAATACAGTTTTGACTGGCACATTCACGACTGCGCAATGTTGCTCTGGCCCCAAATCGGTGCATTGGAAAGCTGTTGGGTATCCGCACCTGGTGCAGATACGGAATCTCTTCAGCTCGTCCGTCACACTGCACTGCTCTTGCCTGCATCAGCCGCTCACAGCACTCGCTCAAGGGCAATGCGGCAGCGCCATGGCGAGCTGTACCTCCGTCCAGAGCTGCTTGGGCAAGGAGTGACCTTCGGGATTCTCCAGCTTGATGGTGCCGCATTTGCCATGCTGGAAGCGCTTTCATCACCGACGTTGACACCAAGAGCAGGGGAGCCGCTCATCGACGCAGTAATGAAGCAGTTGAGGACGCTACGGCCTGCACAGAAAACTCTTCCTCGAGAACAGAAGCTCTCGCAGAGGATGATTGGCTTGTACTACAGCGCACTTGATGCGGAGACAGCCATGCCGACAGTCGAAACTGTGGCGCTAAAGCTAGGTGTTTCCGCGCGACAGTTGGAGCGGGCCTGCGCCGTCGAGCTGGGCGTCAGTCCAGTGATGGTGCGGCGGCGCTTGGTCGCGGCGAGAGCGCGAGAGCTACTTGCGCAAGGAATTCCCACCTCACTGGTAAGCCAACAACTCTGCTTCTCACACAGCGGGCATCTGACGCGGCTGCTGCGAGAAGTTCCCGCCTAA
- a CDS encoding LysR family transcriptional regulator: MKDELQLLHCFLAVAKAQNFRAAADQLGVTRSAVSQAMRKLEDQLGIALVHRTTRHVRLTEAGQTLHQQISGPLAAVQLALEEVSEEGPVRGLLRVAVTSIAERFLSGPLISAFAAAHPHITLDVTVTDDESDIIAGGFDAGLRLGEVIEQDMIAIPLTGPQRQVVVATPSYLSAQGTPQHPNDLLGHRCIGWRAGLELAPYRWEFQENGRDFSLAVAPRVTTNDMLLMVRTALADGGITIGMEETFAPYLERGELVSVLDSYLPYFPGFYLYYPNRRNQPRKLRALVEHVKGWEQVAGSLPGSTAI, translated from the coding sequence ATGAAAGACGAACTCCAGCTGCTCCACTGCTTTTTGGCGGTGGCCAAAGCGCAAAACTTCCGTGCTGCCGCCGACCAGCTGGGCGTGACACGCTCTGCCGTCAGCCAAGCCATGCGCAAGCTGGAAGACCAACTGGGCATCGCCCTGGTCCACCGCACCACCCGCCATGTGCGCCTGACCGAGGCCGGCCAAACGCTGCACCAGCAAATCAGCGGCCCCTTGGCTGCCGTGCAGTTAGCGCTTGAAGAAGTATCCGAAGAAGGCCCGGTGCGCGGGCTGTTGCGCGTGGCGGTCACTTCCATCGCCGAGCGCTTTCTGTCCGGCCCCTTGATCAGCGCCTTTGCCGCCGCGCACCCGCATATCACCTTGGATGTCACCGTCACCGATGACGAATCCGACATCATTGCCGGTGGCTTCGATGCCGGCCTGCGTCTCGGTGAAGTCATCGAGCAGGACATGATCGCCATCCCGCTGACGGGACCGCAACGGCAGGTGGTCGTCGCCACCCCCTCCTACCTGTCCGCGCAGGGAACGCCCCAGCACCCCAATGATCTGCTGGGCCACCGCTGCATCGGCTGGCGTGCGGGGTTGGAACTGGCCCCTTACCGCTGGGAATTCCAAGAAAACGGCCGAGACTTCAGCCTTGCGGTTGCTCCCCGTGTCACCACCAACGACATGCTGCTGATGGTGCGCACCGCACTGGCCGACGGCGGCATCACCATCGGCATGGAGGAGACCTTTGCGCCCTACCTGGAGCGCGGGGAGCTGGTCTCGGTGCTGGACAGCTATCTGCCCTACTTCCCTGGTTTTTACCTCTACTACCCCAACCGCAGAAACCAGCCGCGTAAGCTGCGGGCCTTGGTGGAGCATGTCAAAGGCTGGGAGCAGGTGGCCGGATCTTTGCCAGGGTCCACGGCAATTTGA
- a CDS encoding PhzF family phenazine biosynthesis protein — MTERTSTFPEPPLPALGVLNTVNVFVGGPGGGNPVPFVADASAMTSDEMLAIAKSTGHESAFVLAPVASGASWRMRFFVPKHEMEMCGHATVGTLWALRQWGLWDGATICVETLSGLVDAIWDAGVSRVWISQPAVQRETLTEEQRRGIAEVLGLPPGLVPVMTNASTSRIKTLIEMPDVASLNAISPDFTAMEALCASIGSTGLYPFAMAGHDDEGQPIVAARQFPKSSGYPEDAATGIAAAALWGHLAATGAVSVGTSSSPVMCTIRQGEAMGRPSAIEVRARFSGATSTAGCWLSGLVTWDSL, encoded by the coding sequence TTGACTGAGCGCACGTCGACTTTTCCTGAGCCACCTCTGCCAGCATTGGGCGTGCTGAACACAGTCAACGTCTTCGTCGGTGGTCCGGGCGGTGGCAATCCTGTTCCCTTTGTGGCCGACGCATCCGCAATGACCTCCGACGAGATGCTCGCCATCGCAAAATCAACGGGTCATGAGTCCGCCTTCGTACTGGCCCCTGTTGCAAGTGGTGCAAGTTGGCGAATGCGTTTTTTTGTGCCAAAGCACGAAATGGAGATGTGTGGCCATGCAACCGTAGGCACCCTATGGGCGTTGAGGCAATGGGGCCTGTGGGATGGAGCCACTATCTGCGTTGAAACGCTCAGCGGCCTGGTTGACGCGATCTGGGATGCCGGCGTGTCTCGCGTCTGGATTTCTCAGCCTGCGGTGCAGCGAGAAACCTTGACAGAAGAACAACGCAGAGGCATTGCCGAGGTGTTGGGTTTGCCGCCAGGACTCGTCCCGGTAATGACTAATGCCTCAACTAGCCGTATTAAGACTCTTATTGAGATGCCGGATGTCGCCTCTCTAAACGCGATCAGTCCAGACTTTACGGCCATGGAAGCTCTTTGTGCATCCATAGGCTCGACAGGGCTCTATCCCTTCGCCATGGCTGGGCACGACGATGAGGGACAACCGATCGTGGCTGCGCGCCAGTTTCCCAAATCCTCCGGATATCCAGAAGATGCAGCAACAGGAATCGCGGCTGCCGCTCTGTGGGGCCACTTGGCTGCAACTGGCGCAGTGTCCGTTGGGACTTCCAGCTCTCCCGTTATGTGCACGATCCGTCAAGGGGAAGCAATGGGGCGACCCTCTGCCATAGAGGTGCGTGCTCGGTTTAGTGGAGCGACCAGCACGGCGGGTTGCTGGCTCAGTGGTCTCGTGACTTGGGATTCGCTCTGA
- a CDS encoding RidA family protein, whose amino-acid sequence MCTPAESIEPAREAAKTAMLNLLAAVSVACDGALPARLVVTRLRGFIRSSVEFTAHTRVLDAASEMLTIAWPEVARPARTAVGVSSLPDGAFIEIEMDAILPFDDQSECRSTAPG is encoded by the coding sequence ATGTGTACGCCAGCTGAGTCGATTGAGCCCGCTCGCGAAGCAGCTAAGACGGCCATGCTCAATCTCTTGGCCGCTGTTTCAGTAGCTTGCGATGGTGCGTTGCCTGCAAGGCTTGTTGTCACGCGCCTTCGAGGCTTCATACGCTCATCGGTCGAATTCACAGCCCACACGCGTGTCCTTGACGCCGCATCTGAAATGTTGACCATTGCATGGCCCGAAGTCGCTCGCCCGGCTAGAACTGCGGTGGGCGTGTCAAGTCTTCCGGACGGCGCATTCATCGAGATTGAAATGGATGCCATCCTTCCTTTTGACGATCAATCGGAATGTAGGTCGACGGCGCCTGGCTGA